CAGCACGTGCCCATCCGGCGAGGCGGCGACTACTTCACGGCCGCCAGTGGCGCCCTGGGCTGGGCGCTGCCGGCGGCCGTCGGCATCAAGATGGCGTGGCCCGCGCGCCCCGTGGTGGCGGTGGTGGGGGACGGCTCGTTCCACTACGCCCCCCAGGCGCTCTGGACGGCCGCCCGGGAGTCGGTGGGCGTCTCGGTGGTGGTGCTCGACAACGGCGGCTACGCCATCCTCAAGAGCTACGCGGCCGCCTTCTACCCGACGGGGGCCGACCAGGTGCCGGGGCTCGACGTGCCGGCTCCGGGCATCGCCGAGGCCGCCCGGGCCCTCGGGGCCGCCGCCGAGCGGGTCCAAGACCCCGACGCCCTGGAGCCGATCCTGGGCCGGGTGCTGCGGCCCGAGGAAGGGCCGGCGGTGGCCGTGGTCGCCGTCGACCGGGAGGTGCCGAGGCTCTTCTGACGGGGTGAGCGGGGGAGCCGACGCCCAGGCAGGCGGGGCCGCCGTCGAGGCGGGGGGCCGACGTCGAGGCGGCGGAGCCGTCGGGAGGGAGACGAGGGGAGTTGGTGACGATGCCGGTCTACCGGGATGCCCGGCATCTCAAGGAGATCATGGCCGCCCTGGCCGAGCGGGCTCGCTTCAGCGACGCCGCCCGCGGTCTGCGGGACGCGCAGCTGGTGGTGGCGTTCGTCTATCGCAACCCGGATGTCACGGTCGTCATGGACGGCCGCACGCCCACCACCGACGGCTCTTACATGACCGTCCGCTTCGACGCCCTCGAGCCACCGCCCGACGTCACCTTCGAATCGCCCGCCGACGTCGGCCACACCTTCTGGCAGGGCAAGCTCAACGTGCCGGCCGCCCTGGCCCGTGGCCAGGTCAAGGCCCGCGGCGCCATCGCCCGAGCCCTCAAGCTGCTGCCCCTGCTGCCCCCTCTCTACCAGATGTACCGGGAGGTGCTGGTGGCGCGGGGCGAAGGAGATCTCCTCTCGTGAGTGCCGCCCCCGTGCCGGCGCCGCCGGCCCCCATCGCGGTGCGGGCGGCGGTCCTGGAGGACGTGGGCGGCCCGCTGCGGGTCGAGACCGTCGAGCTCGATCCCCCCGGGCCGGGCGAGGTACGGGTGCGAGTGGCAGCCGCCGGCGTCTGCCGCAGCGACCTCCACGTCCTGCACGGGACGCTCCCAGTGCCGCTACCCGCCGTGCTGGGCCACGAAGGCGCCGGCATCGTGGAGTCAGTGGGGCCCGGCGTCACCCGGGTGCGTCCGGGCGATCCCGTCGTCTTCAACTGGGTGCCGGGCTGCGGACGGTGCCACTACTGCCGCATCGGGCGGCCCGATCTGTGCGATGCGGCCTTCGACATGCAGGTGAGCGGCACGCTGCCGTCGGGCGAGACCCGCTTCCGGCTGGGCGGGCGGGCGCTGCACCACTTCTCGGGCGTCTCCTGCATGGCCGAGGCGACGGTGGTGCCCGAGGCGGGCGTCGTCCCCATCCCGCCGGGCATCCCCCTCGAGCGCGCCGCACTGGTGGGATGCGCCGTCACCACCGGCTACGGAGCCGTCGTCCACACCGCCGGCGTACGGCCGGGGACGAGCGTCGCGGTGCTGGGGTGCGGCGGGGTCGGCCTCAACGTCATCCAGGCCGCCCGCCTGGCCGGCGCCCACCCCATCATCGCCATCGACGTGCGCCCCGACAAGCTCGCGCTGGCCCGCCGCTTCGGCGCCACCCACACCGTCGACGCCGGCCGCAGCGAGGATGTCATCACCCCCGTGCTGGAGCTGACCGACGGGCTGGGCGCGGACTACGCGTTCGAGGTGATCGGGCGGCCGGAGACCATCGCGGCCGCCTACGGCGCCGTGCGCAAGGGCGGCACGGCCGTAGTGGTGGGCGTGGCGGCGCCGCACGAGGAGGTGGCCATCAACGCCTTCTCGCTGCCGTCGCAGTCCAAGGTGCTGACGGGCACCTGGTACGGGCGCTCCCGCCCCGACGTGGACATCCCCCGCATCCTCGCCCTGGTCCAGGCAGGCCGCCTCGACCTGGACGGGCTCGTCTCCGCCACGGTGCCGCTCGATGCGGTGGGCGAGGCCTTGGAGGCGCTCGAGTCGGGCCGGGCGGTGCGCACCGTCATCCGCATGGGGGAGGCCGGGGACGCCGGGGAGGCCGGCGACGCCGCGGAAGGGAAGTGACGCCTTCATGGCCATCGACGGCGTGCGGCGCTGGGAGCGCCGCCTCTTCATCGACGGGGAGTGGGTCGCCGCCTCCGGCGGCGACCGCTCCTACCTCGTCATCGATCCGGCGACGGGCGAGGCCTTCGCCGAAGCCGCCGACGGCAGCCCCGCCGACGTGGACGCCGCCGTGCGAGCCGCCTCGGCCGCCATGGACGACGCTCGCTGGCTGGGCATCGACCCTCTCGAGCGCTCCCGCACCCTTCACCGCATCGCCCAGCTCATCCGGGAGCGCCAGGACCAGCTCGCCGACCTCATGACCCGCGAAAACGGCATGCCGGTCAGCTTCGCCCAGTGGCTGGAGATCCCCATGGCGGCCGATGTCTTCGACTACTTCGCCGCTCTGGTGCCGACCACCGGTGGCCGCACCCTCCCCTTCTCGCTGCCGGGCCCCCAGGGGCAGTACCTCCTGTTCACCCTCAAGGAGCCGGTGGGCGTGGTGGGCCTCATCACCCCCTGGAACTTCCCCCTGCTGATGCCCGCCTGGAAGGTGGCCGCTGCCCTGGCCGCCGGCTGCTCGGCGGTGCTCAAGCCGGCGCCCGAGACGCCCTTCACGGCGCTGGCCCTGGCGGAGATCTGCGCCGAGGCCGGCGTGCCGCCCGGCGTCCTCAACGTCGTGCCCGGCGGCGACGAGACCGGGGCGGCGCTGGTGGCCCACCCCGGCGTGGCCAAGATCGCCTTCACCGGCGAGACGGCGACGGGGGCCAAGATCCTGGCGGCCGCCGCGCCCGACATCAAGCGGGTCACCCTGGAGTTGGGCGGCAAGTCGCCCAACATCGTCTTCGACGACGTGCCCCTGGAGGAGGCCGTCTCGGGGGCCGTCTTCGGCGTCTACCTCAACTCCGGGCAGGTCTGCCAGGCCGGCACCCGGGTGCTGGTGCAAGAGACCATCTACGAGCGCTTCGTCGAGGCGCTGGCTGAGCGGGTGCGCCAGCTCAAGGTGGGGCCCGGCCGCGATCCCGCCACCGACGTGGGGCCGGTCATCCGCGAGCACCAGCTCCGCCGCATCCTCGGCTACGTGGAGACGGGCACCCGTGAGGGGGCTCGCCTGGTCGTCGGCGGGCGCCGGCTCGAGGCGCTCGGGCCGGGCTACTTCGTCGAGCCCACCGTCTTCGCCGGCGTGACGGCCGAGATGACCATCGCCCGCGAGGAGATCTTCGGGCCGGTGGCGGCGGTCATCCCGTTCCGCGACGAGGCGCACGCCATCGAGCTGGCCAACCGGACCCTCTACGGGCTCGCGGCCGGCGTCTGGACCCGCGACGTCAAGCGGGCCCTGCGGGTGGCGCGCGGCGTCCGGGCCGGCACGGTCTGGGTCAACACCTATCAGGTGCTCTCGCCCACCGCCCCCTTCGGCGGCTACAGGCAGAGCGGCCTGGGCCGTGAGCTCGGCCCCGACGCATTGGAGCCCTACCTGGAGACCAAGACCGTCATCGTCGACCTCAACGAGGAGGCGCTGCGGTTCTTTTGAAGAAGGTCCCCGCTCGAGGGACGCCGTCGCGCGGGCAGAGGGGGACCGGCCCGTGCAAGCGCAGGGCCGACACGCCGACTACGACCCGTCCGCCTGGTTCTACGACCGGCATTGGGGCGGCTTCAGCCGCCAGGTGTTGCCGGTCCTGGAGCGACTGGTCCTGGGGGAGCTCCCAGCCGGGGCTCGCATCCTCGATCTGTGCTGTGGCACGGGCCACTTGGCGGCGCTGCTGACGGAGCGGGGTTTCCGGGTGGTGGGGGTCGACGTATCGGCCGGGATGCTGGCCTTCGCCCGGGTCCACGCCCCCCAGGCCGACTTCGTGCTGGCCGACGCGCGTGACTTCGCCCTGCCCGAGGCGGTCGACGCGGCCGTCTCGCTCTACGACTCCCTCAACCACATCCTCGCCCTCGACGAGCTGGCCCGGGTCTTCGTCAACGTGCGCCGGGTCCTCGTGCCGGGAGGAGCGGGACCTTCGGATGCCCTGGGGCCAGGGGCGGACGTTCTTCGTCGCCACCGTCCTCACGACGAGGTGGCCGCCGCCGACGCCGGCGCCGACGGCCGGGGCCGGGTAGCTCCCACGAAGCGGGCGCCCACCACCGCCACGTAGGCCACCCACGCCAGCACTTCCAGCAGCGACGGGTCGGCGTTGTAGCCGAAGAGCGCCTTCAAGAGAGAGCCGATGACGCCGCTCTCGTCGAGGACCCCGCTCGTGTCCCACACACGCTCGACGACGACGGGCACCAGACCGGCCTCCTGGAGCTCGTGGATGCCCGATGCCAGCAGGCCGGCTGCCACCAACACCAGCAGCAGCCCGGTGTAGAAGAAGAACCGCCGCAGGTCGAGCCGCACCGACGCCCGGTACATGAGGTGCGCCAGGGCGACTGCCCCCGCCAACCCGACCAGGGCGCCCGCGACGGCCCCGGCGTCGGGCTCCACGATGAAGACGGCTGCCAGGAAGAGGACGCTCTCGACCCCCTCCCGCAGCACCGCCACGAACGCCACGCTGGACAGCCCCAGCCGCTGGCCCGCCGACAGCGCCTGATCGACCCGCCGCTCCAGCTGCCCCCTGATGTGGCGGGCCTGGGACTGCATCCACAGGATCATGGACGTCAGGACGACCACGGCTGCCAGCAGGACGACGCCTTCGAAGATGGCCTCGGCCCTGCCCTCGAAGCCGCCGGCCACCACCCGGAAGAGGCCCGCCAGGGCAGCGCTGGCCACGACGGCGGCTGCCACGCCTCCCCAGACGTAGCGGGCATGGGCGGACTGACCGATCTTGCGGAGGTAACCCAGCAGGATGGCGACGATGAGGGCCGCCTCGAGGCCCTCGCGCAACATGATCAGGGCGGCTGCGCCCACGTGTGGGGGCCCCCTCTCCGGGGGCGAGTATACGCGAGGGTATTTAGCCGCGTCAACTATAAACCGGAGCAAGCGTTTCTCTCTGACAAGAGATTCTCTGTTGTCTACCGTTACCATTTGGCCCGCGCTGGATCCGGGCAACCGGGGGCTGGAGCTGAAGCTCGGCTCGCCGTCCCCGCTCGTGTATAACGGCCCCCTCTCGACGGCAGGCTGCTGCTCCAGCACACCCGTCAGGATCTCCACTCCCACCGGGGCGAACGGCCGCAGGGCCGCTGGCTGTTCGCGCGAGAGGCGCACCATGACGACGCTGGCGTCGCCCCCCCGGGTCATCTCGGGGGAAACGAACGTCACCCTTGCGGGATAGGCCTGCGATTCGAGGTGCTCCAGCGTCAGCCGGCGCCTCTCCTCTGCCCTTCTATGACTTGCCCTGGCACTCCAGGATGGGACTCCCAGCCACTCGGTCTCCCTTCTGCAGGAAGTCAGGGCTTGGTCTTTCCCCCGCGGACGGCCACCGTTTGAAGCGGGCAAACCCTACCGGGAGGAAGAGGGACTCGAAGCAATCCTGCCGGTCTTGTACCTGGAAATGCAGGTGTGGCTGGGTGAAATGACCCGAGTTGCCACACTCCGCTATCTTCGGACCGCGGCGGACCCGCTCTCCTGGCCGGACGCAGATGCTGCCCCTTCGCAAGTGAGCGAGCAGCGAGTACTCATTGGCGGCATGCTGAATGACCACGAAGTTTCCGCGAATGTCCGGGGCCGTGAAATCGATGGTCCCCACGATGGGCCAATCCCGGATATCGTCCCGGACCTTTACCACTACTCCTTCGGCAGGAGCCAGGATCAGCGCACCGTAAGCAAAGTAATCCGTCAAGCGAACACCCTTTTCGGTGAACATGTGCCCACTTTCCTCAATCCGGACAAAGCCGTAGGCGTACCGCTGCTCGACCAGGTCCCAGGAATGGGAGGTTTCGGGGATCGTGCCACCATTCGCGACCAGCCACCATCCTTCAAAGGGCAGCGTATACTCGACCTGTTGGGCGTAGGTCTCCGGCTCAGGCAACCTTCCACCGAACCGAAGTGGGGCTTCACGAATGTTGCGGACTTGCCGGAGCGCTTGCTTCATGACGTGCGGATTGAGGCGGCTCAAGCAGCTGGACAAACTCCAGAGAACATGCCCCGCGATGTCGCCGATGTCGTACCCTTGCGGCCGCATCCGAGCCCCCTCAGTGCTACGCGTGGTGGTCATCCGCCTGGGAGATGATACACGATGCGCGGGCGCACGCCTGGCCGTCCGGTATGACCAGTCTGTTATCGGCGAGCCAGCGGTATACCCTGGGGCCATACCCCATCTTGCGAAGTAGCCAGGCAACAGGTAGAAGGGGCCAGAAGACTGGCATGTACCTGAAGAGGGCTACGACAGCGTCGAACCCCCCATGCACCTCGTATCCTGCCTGGTTGAGTACAACGAGCTGCATCTCGCGTTCGACTGCATCCACCGTCAAACGGTACTTTTCGTATGACGTGTCGTGGCGAAATGACCGCACCTCCAGTGCGTGAAAGACGTCGAAGCCTTTCAGAATCTGCCCCGTGCGCCTGCAATAGGGGCAGTAGCCGTCTATGTAGATGACCATCCTGGGGAGAACTCGCCGCAAGAAGCTCGATATGGTGACCCACTCCTCGTCGCGAAGGGTAAAGAGCACAAGGGTCATCATGATAGCGGAAAAGCTAACCAACCCCATGACCACTGCAATGGCCGCGTTTACACCACCGCTCTTCCAACCGATCCTGGCAAGAGGGTAGGACGGGGAGCATGGGGCGGCGCAACTTTGCCGGGATCGAAGGAAGCAGAATCATACCTTATTCCTGCCGTTGGCACCGTGCGTTCCCATCGTCTCGGCGCAGGACTCCTTCGTTCGTCGTCTCGCTTCGACTTACGGGTCCCCGTTTTCGTGGGTCGGCAATTCGAGACCATTTTGAATGTCATCCGACGTTTTCCGGAGGCGAACGGAACCCCTGCGATGCGGTCACGCTCCCGGCGGCAGGGGCCACGGCTCTACCGAATATGGTTACTTCACCGCCGGCCCCCGAGGGACCGGGGCCCGGGCTGGGAAACGGGCCAGATGGCCACGAGGCCAAGCCTGGGGGAGGGGGCGTCGCCATGCAAGGGGCCCAACAACGACCCTCGATGGTGGGGACCTGCCTGGTCGTCAGCCTGGTCGCCCTGTCGGTCGGCGCCGCGCTGACCCTCACGTCACCGCCGACCCCGGCCGGGGCTGCGCCGCGCCGCTCCGGCGACGTCTCCGGGGTCTACGCCGGCGAGCTGTCGACCATCAACTACCTCGTCACCGCCTCCACCTCGGAGCAGTCGGTGGCGGCCAACACCATCGACACCCTGGTCGAGTACGACCATCTCGGCATCATGCGGCCCGCCCTGGCCACCTCCTGGGAGGTGTCGCCCGACGGCCTCACGTGGACGTTTCACCTGCGCCGGGGCGTGATGTGGGTGACGCACCAGGGCAAAGAGTACGCCGAGGTGACAGCCCAGGACTGGGTCGACGCCCTGCGGTACTCCTTCGATCCGGCCAACGCCTCCCTCACCGCCAACGTGGCCTACCGGGTCATCAAGAACGGCGAGCCCTACTTCAAGGGCGAGATCACCGACTTCGACGAGGTGGGCGTCAAGGCCCTCGACCGGTACACCCTCCAGTACACCCTGGAGCGGCCCGTCCCGTACTTCCTGAGCATGCTCACCTACACGGCCTTCATGCCGGTCAACGGCAGGTTCCTGGCGGAGGTGGGCGACAGGTTCGGCACGGACAACGAGTTTCTGCTCTACAACGGCGCCTACATCTTCTCGGTCTGGGAGCCCCACAACATCCAGGTGTTCGTCAAGAACGACAAGTACTGGGACGCCGACAACGTCCACATCGACCGACTCGTCTTCCGCTACAACAAGGAGGCGTCGACCCTCGCCCCCGAGCTGTTCTTGCGCGGCCAGATCACCGGGGCGGCCATCCCCACCGCCGCGCTCGACGAGTGGATGAACGACCCGGTGCGCCGCAAGATGGTCCGGCCCGGCATGACCAACTTCTACACCTACTTCTACGCGTTCAACTTCGATCCCAAGTTCGCTCCCGAGTACGAGCCGGACAACTGGAGAGTCGCCGTCAACAACCGCAACTTCCGCAAGGCCATCTTCCACGGCCTCGACCGCCGCGCCGCCCTGCTCACCGAGGACCCGTACAACCCGGACCGCCTGCTCAGCAACACCATCACCCCCCGAAACTTCGCCGCCCACGGGGGCAAGGAGTACACGGAGATCGGCGCGCTCGCCGCCCTCTCCTGGCAGGACACCTTCGACCCCGAGCTGGCGCGGCAGTACCGGGACCGGGCCAGGCAGGAGCTGGCGGGCAAGGCCAGGTTTCCCGTCAAGGTGATGATGCCCTACAACACCTCCAGCACCTCCTGGACCAACCGGGTCCAGGTCATCGAGCAGCAGCTGGAGGACCTGCTGGGCCGGGACTTCATCGACATCATTCCGGTGGGCTTCCCGCCGACGGGCTTCCTCAACGCGACCCGCCGGGCGGGCAACTACGCGCTGCAGGAGGTCAACTGGGGCCCCGACTACGCCGACCCCGAGACCTACACGGACCCCTTCGTGCCGGGTGGCACCTACAACCGGCCCGAGATGGCCATCGGCTACACCGAGGCCAACGGCAAGACCCGCTACGAAAACCTGGTCAGCGCCGCCAAGGCCGAGATCCTCGACATCGGCAGGCGCTACGAGCTCTTCGCCGAGGCCGAGGCTTTCCTGATCGAGGAGGCCTTCGTCATCCCGTACCGGGTCGGTGGCGGCGGCTACCTCGCCACCAGGCTGGAGCCTTTTACGTCGCCGTACGCGCCCTTCGGGGTCTCCGAGCTGCGGTACAAGGGCCAGGTGGTCATGGACCGGCCGATGGACTCCGAGGCCTTCGACGCGGCCTACCAGCGGTGGCTGCAGGAGCGGGCCGCCGCCCTGCGGCGGGAGGCGGCGGGGGCCGGGCAGTAGGCACCTGCTGACGGCCGGGGGGAGGCGCAGCAGCCGCATGCTGCAGTACACGCTGAGGCGTCTGGCCCATTCGCTGGTCACGATCTTCCTCGTCGTGACGGTGGTCTTCTTGCTGATGCGCCTCCTGCCCGTCGAGGGGTACTTCGGCGACAGCTACGACAAGCTGACGCCCGAGCAGCGCGAGGCGGTGCTGCGGCGGATGGGGCTTCTGGATCCCTGGTACGCGCAGCTCTATCGCTTCTACTCCCATCTGCTGCGCGGCGACCTGGGCGTCTCCGTCATCTACCGGCCCAACGTCCCGGTCCGCGAGATCCTCGCGCTCAAGATCCCCTACTCGCTCGCCTTCGGGATGGCCGCGCTGGGGCTCTCCCTGATGGCAGGCCTCGCCATGGGCGTGCACATGTCGCTCCACAAGGGAGGCTGGTGGGACAAGGCCTGGACCGGGTACGTCGTCTTCGTCAATGCCGTGCCGGCGGCCGTCTACCATCTCTTCATCCAGCTCTACGTCACCGAGATCGCGGGGCTGCCCCTGCTGTTCAGCAGCTTCGACCCCGTGAGCTGGATCCTGCCGACCATCTCCATGTCCCTCGGCGGAATCGCGGGCTACGCCATGTGGGTGCGGCGGTTCATGGTGGACGAGCTCAACAAGGAGTACATCCGTCTGGCGAGGGCCAAAGGTCTGCCGAGCAGGGCCATCATGATCAAGCACGTCATGCGCAACGCCTTCGTGCCCCTGGCCCAGTACCTGCCGGCCACCGTGCTGTTGACCATCGGCGGCTCCATCTACATCGAATCCCTCTACTCCATCCCCGGCATGGGCGGGCTCCTGGTGGACGCCATCCAGCGCCAGGACAACCCGCTGGTGCAGGCCCTGGTCCTGGTCTACTCGGTGCTCGCCATCATCGGGCTCTTCCTGGGGGACGTGCTGATGACCCTCTTCGATCCCCGCATCCGGCTGGAGCGGCAGGGGGCGACCCGGGCATGACGGCGCCGGAGCAGCGGGCCGTTGCCGGCATGGAAGAGCGCCTGCTCTTCACGCTGGCCCGCCGCAACGAGGCCGAGGCCGAGCGCACGGCCACCTCCGACTACTCCTACTGGCGCTCCACCTGGCGGGCCTTCCTGGGCAACCGCACGGCGGTCGTGCTGCTGGCGCTGATGATGTCGCTGGTGCTGCTGACCATCGTGCAGCCCTATCTGCCCGGCCAGAAGGATCCGGTGCACATCCACCGGGATCCGGTGACGGGGCTGCAGCTGCGCAATCAGCCGCCGGGGCCCGACTTCTGGCTGGGCACCAACTCCATCGGGCAGGACCTGTGGGCGCGGCTGTGGGCGGGGACCCGCACGTCGCTCATCATCGCCCTCATCGTGGGGGCGTGGGAGATCGCCTTCGGCATCCTGGTGGGGGCGGCCTGGGGCTACGTGCGGCCGCTGGAGGCGGTCATCACCGAGGCGTACAACGTCATCGACAACATCCCTACCACCATCCTGCTGACGCTGCTCGCCTACATCATGCGGCCCAGCTTCCAGACCATGATCATCGCCATGTGCGCGACGGGCTGGCTGGGAATGGCCCGCTTCGTGCGCAACCAGATCGTCATCCTGCGCGACCGCGAGTACAACCTGGCCTCCCGCTGCCTGGGCACGCCCACCTCCCGCATCGTCGTCCGCAACCTGCTGCCCTACCTGGTCTCGGTCATCGTGCTGCGCATGGCGCTGTCCATCCCCTCCACCATCGGGTGGGAGGTCTTCCTCACCTACATCGGGCTGGGGCTGCCGCTGGACCAGCCGACGCTGGGCAACCTGCTCAACGAGGGGCGCCAGGTGATGATGGCGCCGTCGCTGCGCTACCAGCTCATCTTCCCGGCCGCGGTGCTGTCGGTCATCACCGTCTCGTTCTACGTGCTGGGCAACGCCTTCGCCGACGCGTCGGATCCGCGCAACCACTTCTGACGAGGAGGGAGCGCCCACGCAAGCGGTCAGGTCAGGCATCGCCGGCGTCATGGAGGCGACGCCGGCCGCGGCGCGGTCGCCGGGCGGCCGGCCGCCGGTGCTGTCGGTAAGGGACCTGGTCATCAAGTTCCGCCTGCGGGGCCGGGTGCTCACGGCCATCCGGGGCCTCTCGCTGGACCTGCACGAGGGCGAGGCCCTGGCCCTGGTGGGTGAGTCGGGCTCGGGCAAGACGGTGCTCACCAAGTCGTGGCTGGGCATGCTCGACCCCAACGGCTGGATCGACCGGGGCGCCATCCTGATGGGCGCAAGGGATCTGGCCCGGCTGCGGGCCGAGCGGGAGTGGCTCGGCATCCGGGGCCGGCAGATCGCGATGATCTTCCAGGACCCGATGACCGCGCTCAACCCGCTGCGTACGGTGGGCGCCCAGGTGCAGGAAGCTCTCGAGCTCCACCAGGGGCTGCGGGGGAGCGCGGCGCGCGAGCGGGCCGTCGAGATCCTGGCGCAGGTGGGCATCCCCGATGCGGCGTCCCGCTATCATCAGTACCCGCACCAGTTCTCGGGCGGCATGCGCCAGCGGGTGGTCATCGCCATCGCCATCGCCTGCCGTCCGCGGGTGCTCGTCTGCGACGAGCCCACCACCGCGCTGGACGTGACGGTGCAGGCCCAGATCCTGGAGCTGATCGGGCGGCTGCGGCGCGAGCTGGGCATCGCGCTGATCTTCATCACCCACGACCTGGGAGTGGTGGCGCGCGTCGCGGACCGGGTGGCGGTGATGTACGCCGGACAGATCGTGGAGCAGGGCACGGTGGAGGAGATCTTCTGCGACCCGCGCCACCCCTACACCTGGGCGCTACTCGCCTCCCTGCCCCAGCTGGGCGTCAAGGGCGAGCCGCTGCACGCCATCCCAGGCGCGCCGCCCAACCTCCTCGCGACCATCCGGGGGGACCCGTTCGCTCCCCGCAACCCGTACGCGCTGGCCATCGACCTCGTCCAGGAGCCGCGGCCCTTCCAGGTGAGCCCCACCCACTGGGCCCGCACGTGGCTGCTCGACCCTCGGGCGCCCCGGGTGCAGCCCCCGCCCGCCGTGCGACGGCTGCGGGAGCGCCGGCGCTGGGAGGGGGGCTGGATGGGGCCCGACGGGCAGGGGCACGGGCAGGCGGCGGCCAACCGCCGTCAGCAGGGCACGCGGCGCGAGGTGCTGCTCGAGGTGCGGGACCTGCGCATCGAGTACCGGGCGCGGGGGCGACGCCCCTTTGTGGCCGTCGACGGAGTCTCCTTCGAGGTCTACCGGGGCGAGACCCTGGGGCTGGTGGGCGAGACCGGCTCGGGCAAGAGCTCCATCGGGCGGGCCATCGTGCGCATCACCGAGACGGCCGGGGGCGAGATCCGCTTCCGGGGGCGGCGCATCGACGGGCGCATCCCCCGCGAGCTCGACCGGGAGCTGACCCGCCGCATCCAGATGATCTTCCAGGATCCCATGGCCTCCCTCAACGAACGCGCCAAGGTGGACTACATCGTCTCCGAGGGCCTCTACAACACCCGCGCCTACCGCGACGAGCAGGACCGCCGGGCCCGGGTGGCGAGCGCGCTGCGGGAGGTGGGGCTGCTGCCCGAGTTCGCCAGCCGCTTCCCCCACGAGTTCTCCGGGGGCCAGCGGCAGCGCATCGGCATCGCCCGGGCCCTCATCATGGAGCCGGAGCTGGTCATCGCCGACGAGCCCGTCTCGTCGCTGGACGTCTCGGTGCGGGCGCAGGTGCTCAATCTGCTCCAGGCGCTGCAGCGGCAAAAGGGGCTCACCTACCTCTTCATCTCCCACGACCTGTCGGTGGTGCGCTACATCGCCGACCGGGTGGCGGTCATGCACCGCGGGAGGCTCGTGGAGCTGGCCGAGACGGAGGAGCTCTTCCGGTCTCCCCTGCACCCCTACACCCGGGCACTGCTCTCGGCCATCCCGGTGCCCGATCCGCGGGTGGAGCGCAACCGCCGGGTGGTGCGCTACGAGCCCCCCGGCGACGAGGACGGGCGCCGGTCGCCCCGGTGGGCCGAGGTGCGGCCGGGCCACTGGGTGCTGGCCGACGACGCGGAGCTCGAGGCGTACCGCCGGGCTCTGGAGGGACGCTAGAGTGGACGGCGCCGGGGGGCCACCCCGGCCGGCCAGACCCGGGAGGCGCCCTGCGCGGGGAACGAGGCGCCCGGCCTGGGTGCAGAACCTGTCGCGGCGGGGCCTGCGGGCGCTGGGAGTCCAGGCCAGGACCTTGACGCACCAGAGGTTTTGTCTATGATGGTCATCAGGTGGTGTCCATGAAGGTCGTCTACGTCTCCGCGCTGAAGGCCCGGCTAAGCGAGTTCCTGCGGCTGGTGAAGAGGGGCGAGACGGTCCTCGTCACGGAGCGGGGTCGGCCGGTGGCGATGCTCACCCCGGTGACCGAGCACCAGCCGCTCGGCGAGGA
This genomic interval from Limnochorda sp. LNt contains the following:
- a CDS encoding Zn-dependent alcohol dehydrogenase; the encoded protein is MSAAPVPAPPAPIAVRAAVLEDVGGPLRVETVELDPPGPGEVRVRVAAAGVCRSDLHVLHGTLPVPLPAVLGHEGAGIVESVGPGVTRVRPGDPVVFNWVPGCGRCHYCRIGRPDLCDAAFDMQVSGTLPSGETRFRLGGRALHHFSGVSCMAEATVVPEAGVVPIPPGIPLERAALVGCAVTTGYGAVVHTAGVRPGTSVAVLGCGGVGLNVIQAARLAGAHPIIAIDVRPDKLALARRFGATHTVDAGRSEDVITPVLELTDGLGADYAFEVIGRPETIAAAYGAVRKGGTAVVVGVAAPHEEVAINAFSLPSQSKVLTGTWYGRSRPDVDIPRILALVQAGRLDLDGLVSATVPLDAVGEALEALESGRAVRTVIRMGEAGDAGEAGDAAEGK
- a CDS encoding class I SAM-dependent methyltransferase, whose translation is MQAQGRHADYDPSAWFYDRHWGGFSRQVLPVLERLVLGELPAGARILDLCCGTGHLAALLTERGFRVVGVDVSAGMLAFARVHAPQADFVLADARDFALPEAVDAAVSLYDSLNHILALDELARVFVNVRRVLVPGGAGPSDALGPGADVLRRHRPHDEVAAADAGADGRGRVAPTKRAPTTAT
- a CDS encoding thiol-disulfide oxidoreductase DCC family protein, which produces MMTLVLFTLRDEEWVTISSFLRRVLPRMVIYIDGYCPYCRRTGQILKGFDVFHALEVRSFRHDTSYEKYRLTVDAVEREMQLVVLNQAGYEVHGGFDAVVALFRYMPVFWPLLPVAWLLRKMGYGPRVYRWLADNRLVIPDGQACARASCIISQADDHHA
- a CDS encoding aldehyde dehydrogenase family protein, producing MDGVRRWERRLFIDGEWVAASGGDRSYLVIDPATGEAFAEAADGSPADVDAAVRAASAAMDDARWLGIDPLERSRTLHRIAQLIRERQDQLADLMTRENGMPVSFAQWLEIPMAADVFDYFAALVPTTGGRTLPFSLPGPQGQYLLFTLKEPVGVVGLITPWNFPLLMPAWKVAAALAAGCSAVLKPAPETPFTALALAEICAEAGVPPGVLNVVPGGDETGAALVAHPGVAKIAFTGETATGAKILAAAAPDIKRVTLELGGKSPNIVFDDVPLEEAVSGAVFGVYLNSGQVCQAGTRVLVQETIYERFVEALAERVRQLKVGPGRDPATDVGPVIREHQLRRILGYVETGTREGARLVVGGRRLEALGPGYFVEPTVFAGVTAEMTIAREEIFGPVAAVIPFRDEAHAIELANRTLYGLAAGVWTRDVKRALRVARGVRAGTVWVNTYQVLSPTAPFGGYRQSGLGRELGPDALEPYLETKTVIVDLNEEALRFF
- the efeU gene encoding iron uptake transporter permease EfeU, whose translation is MGAAALIMLREGLEAALIVAILLGYLRKIGQSAHARYVWGGVAAAVVASAALAGLFRVVAGGFEGRAEAIFEGVVLLAAVVVLTSMILWMQSQARHIRGQLERRVDQALSAGQRLGLSSVAFVAVLREGVESVLFLAAVFIVEPDAGAVAGALVGLAGAVALAHLMYRASVRLDLRRFFFYTGLLLVLVAAGLLASGIHELQEAGLVPVVVERVWDTSGVLDESGVIGSLLKALFGYNADPSLLEVLAWVAYVAVVGARFVGATRPRPSAPASAAATSS
- a CDS encoding thiamine pyrophosphate-dependent enzyme, which translates into the protein MGVAYVLHTLGRLLPPDAVVVDEAISASPLLRQHVPIRRGGDYFTAASGALGWALPAAVGIKMAWPARPVVAVVGDGSFHYAPQALWTAARESVGVSVVVLDNGGYAILKSYAAAFYPTGADQVPGLDVPAPGIAEAARALGAAAERVQDPDALEPILGRVLRPEEGPAVAVVAVDREVPRLF
- a CDS encoding M23 family metallopeptidase, with the protein product MTTTRSTEGARMRPQGYDIGDIAGHVLWSLSSCLSRLNPHVMKQALRQVRNIREAPLRFGGRLPEPETYAQQVEYTLPFEGWWLVANGGTIPETSHSWDLVEQRYAYGFVRIEESGHMFTEKGVRLTDYFAYGALILAPAEGVVVKVRDDIRDWPIVGTIDFTAPDIRGNFVVIQHAANEYSLLAHLRRGSICVRPGERVRRGPKIAECGNSGHFTQPHLHFQVQDRQDCFESLFLPVGFARFKRWPSAGERPSPDFLQKGDRVAGSPILECQGKS